In a genomic window of Pseudomonas mohnii:
- a CDS encoding amino acid ABC transporter ATP-binding protein gives MSEAIKQPVSPEGIIQMQGVNKWYGQFHVLKDINLNVKQGERIVLCGPSGSGKSTTIRCLNRLEEHQQGRIVVDGVELTNDLKQIEAIRREVGMVFQHFNLFPHLTILQNCTLAPMWVRKMPKRKAEEIAMHYLERVRIPEQAHKFPGQLSGGQQQRVAIARALCMKPKIMLFDEPTSALDPEMVKEVLDTMIGLAEDGMTMLCVTHEMGFARTVANRVIFMDKGEIVEQAAPNDFFDNPQNDRTKLFLSQILH, from the coding sequence ATGAGCGAAGCAATCAAACAGCCTGTGAGCCCTGAAGGCATTATTCAGATGCAGGGCGTGAACAAGTGGTACGGCCAGTTTCACGTACTCAAGGACATCAACCTCAACGTCAAGCAGGGCGAGCGTATCGTCCTGTGCGGTCCGTCGGGTTCCGGCAAGTCCACCACCATCCGCTGCCTCAACCGTCTGGAAGAACACCAGCAGGGCCGCATCGTGGTCGATGGCGTGGAGTTGACCAACGACCTCAAGCAGATCGAAGCGATCCGTCGTGAAGTCGGCATGGTGTTCCAGCACTTCAACCTGTTTCCGCACCTGACCATTTTGCAGAACTGCACCCTGGCACCGATGTGGGTGCGCAAGATGCCGAAACGCAAGGCCGAGGAAATTGCCATGCACTACCTGGAGCGCGTACGCATTCCGGAGCAGGCGCATAAATTCCCGGGGCAACTGTCCGGCGGCCAGCAGCAGCGTGTGGCGATTGCCCGTGCGCTGTGCATGAAACCGAAAATCATGTTGTTCGACGAACCGACTTCGGCACTCGATCCCGAGATGGTGAAAGAGGTGCTGGACACCATGATCGGCCTGGCCGAAGACGGCATGACCATGCTCTGCGTAACCCACGAAATGGGCTTCGCCCGCACCGTGGCCAACCGCGTGATCTTCATGGACAAGGGCGAAATCGTCGAACAGGCTGCGCCGAACGACTTTTTCGACAACCCACAGAACGACCGCACCAAGCTGTTCCTGAGCCAGATCCTGCATTGA
- a CDS encoding amino acid ABC transporter permease, protein MSTHTFKPDMPPPSSSIGVVAWMRANMFSSWLNTLLTLFAFYLIYLVVPPILHWAILDANWVGTTRADCTKEGACWVFIQQRFGQFMYGYYPPELRWRVDLTVWLAVIGVAPLFISRFHRKAVYGLSFLVLYPITAYFLLHGGLFGLTNVATSQWGGLMLTLVIATVGIAGALPLGIVLALGRRSNMPAIRVVCVTFIEFWRGVPLITVLFMSSVMLPLFLPEGMNFDKLLRALIGVILFQSAYVAEVVRGGLQAIPKGQYEAAAAMGLGYWRSMGLVILPQALKLVIPGIVNTFIALFKDTSLVIIIGLFDLLNSVKQAAADPKWLGMATEGYVFAALVFWIFCFGMSRYSMHLERKLDTGHKR, encoded by the coding sequence ATGAGTACTCATACTTTCAAACCCGACATGCCACCTCCGAGCAGCAGCATCGGTGTGGTGGCGTGGATGCGCGCGAACATGTTCTCCAGCTGGCTCAACACCCTGCTGACCCTGTTTGCGTTCTATCTGATCTACCTGGTGGTGCCGCCGATCCTGCATTGGGCGATCCTCGACGCCAACTGGGTCGGCACCACTCGCGCCGACTGCACCAAGGAGGGCGCCTGCTGGGTGTTCATCCAGCAGCGCTTCGGCCAGTTCATGTACGGCTACTACCCGCCGGAACTGCGCTGGCGCGTGGACCTGACGGTGTGGCTGGCGGTCATCGGTGTGGCACCGCTGTTCATCTCGCGCTTTCACCGTAAAGCAGTGTATGGCCTGAGCTTCCTGGTGTTGTACCCGATCACTGCCTACTTCCTGTTGCATGGTGGTCTCTTCGGCCTGACCAACGTGGCGACCAGCCAATGGGGCGGCTTGATGCTGACCCTGGTGATCGCCACTGTCGGTATTGCCGGTGCGTTGCCGCTGGGGATTGTCCTGGCCCTGGGCCGTCGTTCGAACATGCCGGCGATTCGTGTGGTCTGCGTGACCTTCATTGAATTCTGGCGCGGCGTGCCGTTGATCACGGTGCTGTTCATGTCCTCGGTGATGCTGCCGTTGTTCCTGCCCGAGGGCATGAACTTCGACAAACTGCTGCGGGCCCTGATCGGTGTGATCCTGTTCCAGTCGGCCTACGTGGCTGAAGTGGTGCGCGGTGGTCTGCAAGCGATTCCCAAGGGGCAGTACGAAGCCGCCGCGGCGATGGGCCTGGGATACTGGCGCAGCATGGGCCTGGTGATTCTGCCGCAAGCCCTGAAGCTGGTGATTCCAGGCATCGTCAACACGTTCATTGCCCTGTTCAAGGACACCAGCCTGGTGATCATCATCGGCCTGTTCGACTTGCTCAACAGCGTCAAACAAGCCGCCGCCGACCCGAAATGGCTGGGCATGGCCACCGAAGGCTACGTGTTCGCAGCCCTGGTGTTCTGGATTTTCTGTTTTGGTATGTCCCGCTACTCCATGCATTTGGAACGTAAGCTCGACACTGGCCACAAGCGTTAG